In a single window of the Chondrocystis sp. NIES-4102 genome:
- a CDS encoding crossover junction endodeoxyribonuclease RuvC: MKILGLDPGIAILGFGTIICQTSQPINQVTDLVQLEEFGVIQTEAKTPFSDRLCTIYDDLHSIIAELNPDLVAIEKLFFYKMSHTITVAQARGVLMLVLGQANIPYVEFTPPEIKKALTGYGNAPKIEVQEAVARELSLDSIPRPDDAADALAIALTAWFHHSC; encoded by the coding sequence ATGAAAATTTTAGGATTAGATCCAGGTATAGCTATTTTAGGATTTGGCACAATTATTTGTCAGACATCTCAACCGATTAATCAGGTTACTGATCTAGTTCAGCTTGAGGAATTTGGGGTAATTCAAACTGAGGCGAAAACCCCCTTTAGCGATCGCCTATGTACTATTTACGACGACTTACATAGTATAATTGCCGAACTTAATCCTGATTTGGTGGCGATCGAAAAGTTATTTTTCTATAAGATGAGTCATACGATCACCGTAGCACAAGCACGGGGAGTTTTGATGTTAGTCTTAGGTCAAGCTAATATTCCCTATGTTGAATTTACCCCCCCAGAAATTAAAAAGGCTTTAACGGGATATGGTAATGCTCCTAAAATAGAAGTCCAAGAAGCTGTTGCACGAGAACTATCTTTAGATTCTATCCCTCGTCCTGATGATGCTGCTGATGCTCTGGCGATCGCTTTGACTGCTTGGTTTCATCACAGTTGTTAG
- the acnB gene encoding aconitate hydratase 2, with protein MLEEYRKLSASREEMGIPPLPLSAQQTSELCELLKNPPEAEKGELLKLLRDRVPPGVDDAAYVKAGFLTAIAKGEVKCPIISPQGAIDLLGTMIGGYNVQSLVDLLKSSDPGIAGEAAAALSKTLLVFDAFNEVLDLSNNNPYAKQVIDSWANAEWFIGRPKLPEAITVSVFKVPGETNTDDLSPAPHATTRPDIPLHALVMLESKMPDGLDTIAQLKTKGHPVAYVGDVVGTGSSRKSAINSVLWHIGQEIPFVPNKKAGGYILGNKIAPIFFNTAEDSGALPIECDVSQMNTGDVITIYPYKGEIKNESGEIITTFALKPDTILDEVRAGGRIPLLIGRALTDKTRAALGLPVSEIFTRPTLPTDTGKGFTLAQKMVGKACGLPGVRPGTACEPHMTTVGSQDTTGPMTRDELKELACLGFSADLTLQTFCHTAAYPKPVDIKTHKDLPDFFSTRGGVALRPGDGIIHSWLNRMLLPDTVGTGGDSHTRFPLGISFPAGSGLVAFAAALGVMPLDMPESVLVRFTGELQPGVTLRDIVNAIPWVAIQQGKLTVAKENKQNVFNGRVMEMEGLPNLKVEQAFELTDATAERSCSGSTIKLSEETVAEYLRSNVALLKNMAARGYKDARTLMRRVAKMEQWLANPELMSADADAEYADIIEINLNEIKEPIVAAPNDPDNVKLMSECAGDRVDEVFIGSCMTNIGHYRAAAKILEGAGVVKGRLWICPPTRMDEKQLREEGVYGIFAAAGARTEMPGCSLCMGNQARVEDNATVFSTSTRNFNNRMGKGAQVYLGSAELAAVCALLGKIPTVEEYMAIVQEKIQPFESDLYRYLNFDQIVGFEEEGRVVPLEQMPRIEDILGMPV; from the coding sequence ATGCTAGAAGAATACAGAAAACTTTCAGCCAGCAGAGAAGAAATGGGAATTCCCCCGTTACCTCTAAGCGCGCAACAAACATCAGAATTATGTGAACTATTAAAAAATCCTCCCGAAGCAGAAAAAGGAGAACTACTTAAATTACTCAGAGACAGAGTACCACCTGGTGTTGATGATGCAGCTTATGTCAAAGCAGGGTTTTTAACGGCGATCGCTAAAGGTGAGGTCAAATGTCCCATAATTTCCCCTCAAGGGGCGATAGACTTATTGGGTACAATGATTGGAGGATATAACGTTCAGTCTCTAGTAGATTTATTAAAATCCTCCGATCCTGGTATTGCTGGGGAGGCTGCTGCTGCCCTTAGTAAAACTCTTTTAGTATTTGATGCCTTTAACGAAGTTTTAGATCTTTCTAACAATAATCCCTATGCTAAACAGGTAATTGATTCCTGGGCAAATGCTGAGTGGTTTATCGGTCGTCCAAAACTACCCGAAGCTATTACTGTGAGTGTCTTTAAAGTACCAGGAGAAACCAATACGGACGATTTATCTCCTGCTCCCCATGCCACTACTCGCCCCGACATTCCTCTCCATGCCTTAGTCATGTTAGAGTCGAAAATGCCCGATGGGTTAGATACCATTGCTCAATTAAAAACCAAAGGACATCCTGTTGCTTATGTTGGTGATGTTGTTGGTACAGGTTCATCTCGTAAATCTGCGATAAACTCCGTATTATGGCACATTGGACAAGAGATACCTTTTGTTCCCAATAAAAAAGCTGGTGGTTATATCCTGGGTAATAAAATTGCCCCAATTTTCTTTAATACAGCCGAAGACTCTGGCGCATTACCTATTGAATGTGATGTAAGTCAGATGAATACTGGGGATGTAATAACTATTTATCCCTATAAAGGCGAAATAAAAAACGAAAGTGGAGAAATAATTACTACCTTCGCCCTCAAACCCGATACAATTCTCGATGAAGTACGTGCAGGTGGACGTATTCCCCTCTTAATAGGTAGAGCCTTAACTGATAAAACCAGAGCAGCATTAGGTTTACCTGTCTCCGAAATCTTCACTCGTCCAACCCTACCTACAGATACAGGCAAAGGCTTTACTTTAGCGCAAAAAATGGTGGGTAAAGCTTGTGGTTTACCAGGGGTGCGTCCAGGTACAGCTTGTGAACCCCACATGACTACCGTAGGATCTCAAGATACCACGGGTCCAATGACACGGGATGAATTAAAAGAATTAGCTTGTTTAGGTTTTAGTGCCGATTTAACCCTACAAACTTTCTGCCATACCGCAGCCTATCCCAAACCTGTAGATATCAAAACCCATAAGGATTTACCAGACTTCTTTTCAACTCGTGGGGGGGTAGCTTTACGCCCAGGTGATGGTATTATTCACTCTTGGCTCAATAGAATGTTATTACCCGATACTGTAGGTACTGGTGGAGACTCCCATACTCGTTTCCCTCTTGGTATTTCCTTTCCTGCAGGTTCTGGTTTAGTGGCTTTTGCTGCTGCTTTAGGGGTGATGCCCTTAGATATGCCCGAATCTGTATTAGTTCGCTTTACAGGAGAATTACAACCAGGAGTCACTTTAAGAGATATAGTTAATGCTATTCCCTGGGTAGCCATCCAACAGGGTAAATTAACCGTCGCTAAAGAAAACAAACAAAATGTCTTTAATGGTAGGGTGATGGAAATGGAAGGCTTACCCAACCTGAAAGTAGAACAGGCTTTTGAACTTACCGATGCTACCGCCGAACGTTCTTGTTCTGGTAGTACAATTAAACTAAGTGAAGAAACTGTAGCTGAGTATTTACGTTCTAATGTTGCCTTGCTTAAAAATATGGCAGCCAGAGGTTATAAAGATGCTCGTACTCTGATGCGTCGGGTGGCAAAGATGGAACAGTGGTTAGCCAACCCAGAATTAATGTCTGCGGATGCTGATGCGGAATATGCAGATATAATTGAAATCAATCTCAACGAAATAAAAGAACCCATTGTCGCTGCGCCGAATGATCCTGATAACGTCAAGTTAATGTCTGAATGTGCAGGAGATAGAGTAGATGAAGTATTTATCGGTTCTTGCATGACCAATATAGGACATTATCGTGCTGCTGCGAAAATCCTCGAAGGTGCAGGGGTGGTTAAAGGGCGTTTATGGATTTGTCCCCCAACTCGCATGGATGAAAAACAATTGCGTGAAGAAGGGGTTTATGGAATTTTTGCTGCTGCTGGCGCACGGACAGAAATGCCTGGGTGTTCCCTATGTATGGGTAATCAAGCCCGTGTGGAAGACAATGCCACTGTTTTCTCAACTTCTACCCGTAATTTCAATAACCGTATGGGTAAAGGAGCGCAGGTTTATCTAGGTTCTGCCGAATTAGCTGCCGTTTGTGCTTTATTGGGTAAAATTCCAACTGTAGAAGAATATATGGCAATTGTTCAAGAGAAAATACAACCCTTTGAAAGTGATTTATATCGCTATCTCAATTTCGATCAAATAGTTGGTTTTGAGGAAGAGGGTAGAGTAGTTCCTTTAGAACAGATGCCTAGAATTGAAGATATATTGGGAATGCCTGTTTAA
- a CDS encoding putative acetyltransferase yields the protein MADSVKPTILQIDGYTMRLFCISDLDTLAAIWADVEVTRFLPSHDMPIPKADVENLVSFIDHWKVQGYGIWAIERDTSSAIAGYCGLCYLNELDEVELLYGLAKSYWGRGITTQAAKASISYGFDVAALDKIIAMVLPENQASRRVIEKAGLDYEKTVHMFDLDVLYYSLSRNAA from the coding sequence ATGGCAGATTCAGTTAAACCAACAATTTTACAAATTGACGGCTATACAATGCGACTATTTTGTATTTCTGATTTAGATACCCTCGCAGCGATTTGGGCTGATGTTGAAGTGACTCGCTTTTTACCCAGTCATGATATGCCAATTCCTAAAGCAGATGTTGAAAATCTTGTATCTTTTATCGATCACTGGAAAGTGCAAGGATATGGAATATGGGCGATTGAAAGAGATACTTCGTCTGCGATCGCTGGCTATTGTGGTCTTTGCTATCTTAATGAATTAGATGAAGTTGAGCTTCTCTATGGTTTAGCTAAATCCTATTGGGGAAGAGGAATTACAACCCAAGCAGCAAAGGCATCAATATCATATGGGTTTGATGTGGCTGCTCTTGATAAGATTATTGCAATGGTATTGCCTGAAAATCAAGCTTCAAGAAGAGTTATAGAGAAAGCAGGTTTAGATTATGAAAAAACGGTACATATGTTTGATCTGGATGTTCTTTATTACTCGTTATCGCGTAATGCAGCGTAA
- a CDS encoding putative ATP binding protein, with amino-acid sequence MLNIFLPDCQTTKHLGYLLGQHLPAGSVILLSGDLGAGKTTIVQGIGQGLMISDLIVSPTFTLINEYLNGRIPLYHFDLYRLEPSQVDSLYPEIYWEGIEVSPGITAIEWSQRLVIKPPSYLTIDLIATPQARQACLQQYGNSSYDLQFLQSLANRASEN; translated from the coding sequence GTGTTAAACATATTTCTGCCAGATTGTCAAACTACTAAACATCTCGGTTATCTTTTAGGACAACATTTACCAGCAGGTAGTGTTATTCTCCTCTCAGGTGATTTAGGTGCAGGTAAAACTACCATTGTTCAAGGAATTGGACAGGGTTTAATGATTAGCGATTTAATTGTTAGTCCAACTTTTACTTTAATTAACGAATATCTCAATGGACGAATACCTTTATATCATTTTGATTTGTATCGTCTTGAACCCAGTCAGGTAGATAGTCTTTATCCTGAAATATATTGGGAAGGAATTGAGGTTAGTCCTGGTATCACCGCTATAGAATGGTCACAGCGTCTTGTAATTAAACCCCCTAGTTATTTAACCATTGATTTAATTGCAACTCCTCAAGCTAGACAAGCCTGTTTACAGCAATATGGCAACAGTAGCTATGATCTACAATTTTTGCAAAGTTTGGCTAATAGAGCATCTGAAAACTAA
- the petG gene encoding cytochrome b6-f complex subunit 5 yields MIEPLLLGIVLGLVFMTLSGLFFAAYMQYKRGNQLGMD; encoded by the coding sequence GTGATTGAACCTCTATTATTAGGAATTGTATTAGGCTTAGTTTTTATGACATTATCAGGATTATTTTTTGCAGCCTATATGCAGTATAAGCGTGGTAATCAGTTAGGTATGGATTAA
- the cobP gene encoding bifunctional cobalamin biosynthesis protein CobP, giving the protein MLNINKSSKIILVTGASASGKSEFAEVLAAKTDQTVIYLATAKINVEDREWSLKINKHQQRRPSNWQSLEISTELPIYITEALSTQCLLIDSLGTWVANFIELDEREWGEKCDRLIDSLHHTKAEIIIVGEETGWGIVPIYPSARLFRDRLGNLSRRIANIANITYLVAGGHVLNLSQLGEPLSNYEI; this is encoded by the coding sequence ATGTTAAATATCAATAAATCATCAAAAATAATTTTGGTTACTGGTGCGTCAGCTTCAGGGAAAAGTGAATTTGCAGAAGTATTAGCTGCTAAAACAGATCAAACAGTCATCTATCTTGCCACTGCTAAAATTAATGTTGAGGATCGAGAATGGTCTTTAAAGATTAATAAACATCAACAAAGAAGACCCTCAAACTGGCAATCTTTAGAAATATCCACCGAATTACCAATATATATTACTGAGGCTTTATCGACTCAATGCTTATTAATAGATTCCCTTGGTACTTGGGTAGCCAATTTTATAGAACTAGACGAGAGGGAGTGGGGAGAAAAGTGCGATCGCCTGATAGATAGTTTACATCATACTAAAGCAGAAATTATTATTGTAGGGGAAGAGACGGGATGGGGAATTGTGCCTATTTATCCATCAGCAAGATTATTCCGCGATCGCTTAGGAAATTTATCACGACGGATTGCTAACATTGCCAATATAACTTATTTGGTAGCAGGGGGTCATGTCCTCAACCTCAGTCAATTGGGTGAACCATTAAGTAATTATGAAATTTAG
- a CDS encoding putative ribonuclease D, which produces MAFDNIQICDEDLDGASLARYSSASAIAIDTETMGLVLGRDRLCLVQICDEQGFVTAIRIAKGQTAAPNLQKLLTSWDITKVFHYARFDVAQFKNTFGIDTAPIFCTKIASKLARTYTSNHGLKSLVAELMQTELDKKAQSSDWGNAENLSAQQYSYAANDVRYLLDVKDKLTTMLKREDRYQLAQQCFQVIPTFVALDLLQYQNIFEH; this is translated from the coding sequence ATGGCTTTTGATAACATTCAAATTTGTGATGAAGATCTAGATGGGGCTAGTTTAGCTCGCTATTCCTCTGCAAGTGCGATCGCTATTGATACGGAAACTATGGGGTTGGTTTTAGGGCGCGATCGCTTGTGTTTAGTACAAATATGTGATGAGCAAGGCTTTGTTACCGCTATTCGTATTGCTAAAGGACAAACAGCAGCACCTAATTTACAAAAATTACTTACTTCTTGGGATATTACTAAGGTTTTCCATTACGCTCGTTTTGATGTAGCACAATTTAAAAATACATTTGGCATCGATACTGCTCCTATTTTTTGTACCAAAATTGCTAGTAAACTTGCTCGCACCTATACTTCTAATCATGGGTTGAAAAGTTTGGTTGCAGAACTTATGCAAACTGAATTGGATAAAAAAGCTCAAAGTTCTGACTGGGGTAATGCGGAAAATCTTTCTGCACAGCAGTATAGTTACGCTGCTAATGATGTTCGCTATCTATTAGATGTCAAAGATAAATTAACTACCATGCTCAAGCGGGAAGATCGTTATCAACTAGCTCAACAATGCTTTCAAGTAATTCCTACCTTTGTCGCCTTAGATTTGCTGCAATATCAAAACATTTTTGAACACTAA
- a CDS encoding threonyl-tRNA synthetase — MPEAEKEQQPIKLPRTSESESLKRIRHTTSHVMAMAVQKLFPKTQVTIGPCTENGFYYDFDSPDAFTEKDLNKIRKEMIKIINRKLPVVREEVSRSEARQRIEALGETYKLEILDSVSEPITIYHLGDQWWDLCAGPHVANTEEINPQAIALESVAGAYWRGDENLAQLQRIYGTAWETPEQLAEYQRRKEEALKRDHRKLGKELGLFIFADPVGPGLPLWTPKGTILRSQLEDFLKQEQIKRGYLPVVTPHLGRVDLFKISGHWQNYKEDMFPMMAEDAEKAAAEQGFALKPMNCPFHIQIYKSELRSYKELPMRLAEFGTVYRYEQSGELGGLTRVRGFTVDDSHLFVTPEQLDDEFLKVVDLILAVFKSLQLTKFKARLSFRDPQSDKYIGSDEAWNKAENAIRRAVENVGMNHFEGIGEAAFYGPKLDFIFEDALEREWQLGTVQVDYNLPERFELEYVAEDGSRQRPIMIHRAPFGSLERLIGILIEEYAGDFPLWLAPIQVRLLPVRDAHLDYVKAVVAQMQAAGIRAEADISGERLGKMIRNAEKQKIPVMSIVGDKEVENNTLSIRTRASGELGAIAVPDVITKLTTAISEYSNF; from the coding sequence ATGCCTGAAGCAGAAAAAGAACAACAACCAATTAAATTACCCCGCACTAGTGAATCTGAATCATTAAAGAGAATTCGTCACACCACGTCTCATGTCATGGCAATGGCAGTACAGAAGTTGTTTCCTAAAACTCAGGTAACGATTGGCCCTTGTACAGAAAACGGGTTTTATTATGATTTTGATAGTCCAGATGCCTTCACTGAAAAGGACTTAAACAAAATCCGCAAGGAAATGATTAAGATTATTAATCGCAAGTTACCCGTAGTGCGAGAAGAAGTAAGTCGCTCAGAAGCAAGACAACGGATAGAAGCTTTAGGGGAAACTTACAAATTAGAAATTCTAGATAGTGTAAGTGAGCCGATTACGATTTATCATCTAGGAGATCAATGGTGGGATCTTTGTGCGGGCCCCCATGTAGCTAATACAGAAGAAATTAATCCTCAAGCGATCGCTCTTGAAAGTGTGGCTGGGGCATATTGGCGTGGCGATGAAAACCTCGCTCAATTACAAAGAATATATGGCACTGCTTGGGAAACTCCCGAACAGTTAGCAGAATATCAACGTCGTAAGGAAGAAGCGTTAAAAAGAGATCATCGTAAACTGGGTAAAGAACTAGGCTTATTTATTTTTGCCGATCCCGTAGGCCCTGGTTTACCATTATGGACTCCAAAAGGAACTATCTTGCGATCGCAATTAGAGGATTTTCTCAAGCAAGAGCAAATTAAGCGAGGTTATCTACCTGTAGTGACTCCCCACCTAGGACGGGTAGACCTATTTAAAATTTCGGGACATTGGCAAAATTATAAAGAAGATATGTTCCCGATGATGGCAGAGGACGCAGAAAAAGCAGCAGCCGAACAAGGTTTTGCCCTCAAGCCAATGAACTGTCCTTTTCATATTCAAATTTATAAGAGTGAGTTACGTTCTTATAAAGAGCTACCCATGCGTCTTGCGGAGTTTGGCACTGTATACCGTTATGAACAGTCTGGGGAATTAGGCGGGTTAACTAGGGTGCGTGGTTTTACCGTTGATGATTCTCATTTATTTGTTACACCTGAGCAATTGGACGATGAATTTTTAAAAGTTGTAGATTTAATTTTGGCTGTATTTAAGAGTTTACAGCTTACTAAATTTAAAGCCCGTCTTAGTTTCCGCGATCCTCAATCAGATAAGTATATCGGCTCAGATGAGGCTTGGAATAAGGCAGAAAATGCTATTCGTCGTGCAGTAGAAAACGTCGGGATGAATCACTTTGAGGGAATTGGCGAGGCTGCTTTTTATGGGCCTAAGCTTGATTTTATCTTTGAAGATGCTCTAGAGCGAGAATGGCAATTAGGAACAGTACAGGTAGACTATAATTTGCCCGAACGCTTTGAATTAGAATATGTGGCTGAGGATGGATCTCGTCAGCGTCCAATTATGATTCACCGTGCGCCTTTTGGTTCATTGGAAAGATTAATTGGCATTTTAATTGAAGAATATGCAGGAGATTTTCCCCTGTGGTTAGCTCCTATACAAGTACGCTTGTTACCCGTTAGGGATGCTCATCTAGACTATGTAAAAGCTGTAGTAGCACAGATGCAGGCAGCAGGAATTCGAGCCGAAGCCGATATTAGTGGTGAACGTCTGGGTAAAATGATTCGCAATGCCGAAAAACAGAAAATTCCTGTGATGTCAATAGTGGGAGATAAGGAAGTAGAAAATAATACTTTGAGTATCCGTACTAGAGCTTCGGGGGAATTAGGCGCGATCGCTGTACCAGATGTAATTACTAAATTGACTACAGCAATATCAGAATATAGTAATTTTTAA
- a CDS encoding tryptophan synthase beta subunit, with amino-acid sequence MTATPIQTNKAEDNFAAVPDELGRFGPYGGKYVPETLMPALAELETAYKYYKNDPEFNQELEGLLKDYVGRANPLYFAERLSKHYSRPDLQAQIYLKREDLNHTGAHKINNALAQALLAVRMGKKRIIAETGAGQHGVATATVCARFGLECIVYMGVEDMERQKLNVFRMRLLGAKVQPVSAGTGTLKDATSEAIRDWVTNVETTHYILGSVAGPHPYPMMVRDFHGVIGRETRAQCLEKWGGLPDILLACVGGGSNAIGLFYEFIPDSNVRLIGVEAAGESVASGKHAATLTEGRPGILHGAMSYLLQDTQGQIIEAHSISAGLDYPGVGPEHSYLKDTQRAEYYAVTDTEAIAALRLLCEQEGIIPALETAHAFAYLEYLCPQLTGTQRIILNCSGRGDKDVQTVAKHLGDLL; translated from the coding sequence ATGACTGCTACTCCCATTCAAACTAATAAGGCTGAGGATAATTTTGCTGCTGTCCCTGATGAATTAGGACGCTTTGGTCCTTATGGTGGTAAATACGTACCAGAAACCTTAATGCCTGCTTTGGCAGAGTTGGAAACTGCTTATAAATACTATAAAAACGACCCAGAATTCAACCAGGAATTAGAGGGATTATTAAAAGATTATGTAGGTAGAGCTAATCCTCTTTATTTTGCCGAACGTTTAAGTAAGCATTATAGTCGTCCAGATTTACAAGCCCAAATATATCTCAAACGCGAAGATCTAAATCATACAGGCGCACATAAAATTAATAATGCTCTCGCCCAAGCTTTACTAGCAGTGAGGATGGGGAAAAAACGTATTATCGCTGAAACAGGAGCAGGACAACACGGAGTAGCTACTGCTACAGTCTGCGCTCGCTTTGGTTTGGAATGTATTGTTTACATGGGCGTAGAAGACATGGAAAGACAAAAGCTCAATGTCTTTAGAATGCGCTTGTTGGGAGCAAAAGTGCAACCTGTATCGGCTGGGACTGGAACACTTAAAGATGCTACCTCCGAAGCAATTCGCGACTGGGTAACTAATGTAGAAACCACTCACTATATTTTAGGCTCAGTAGCAGGACCTCATCCTTACCCAATGATGGTTCGAGATTTTCATGGGGTAATAGGCAGAGAAACTCGCGCCCAATGTCTGGAAAAGTGGGGAGGACTACCCGATATTTTACTTGCTTGTGTTGGCGGTGGTTCAAATGCCATAGGTTTGTTTTATGAGTTTATCCCAGACTCTAACGTCCGTTTAATAGGTGTGGAGGCAGCAGGAGAAAGCGTTGCTTCAGGTAAACACGCTGCTACCCTTACCGAAGGTCGTCCAGGTATCTTACACGGAGCAATGAGTTATTTGTTACAAGATACTCAAGGACAAATTATTGAAGCTCATTCAATTAGCGCAGGGTTAGATTATCCTGGAGTAGGGCCAGAACACAGTTACTTAAAAGATACACAAAGAGCAGAATATTATGCAGTGACTGATACTGAGGCGATCGCAGCTTTACGTTTACTATGCGAACAAGAAGGCATTATCCCAGCCCTCGAAACCGCCCATGCTTTTGCTTATTTAGAATATCTTTGCCCACAACTAACTGGTACTCAAAGAATTATTCTCAACTGCTCAGGTAGAGGGGATAAAGATGTGCAAACAGTGGCTAAACATTTAGGTGATCTACTTTAG
- a CDS encoding cytochrome c class I → MDNQLVQSQAWLNRLILILMAVMLVIGLSFGIYWQQDTDPYVKAVLSLEGDPTKGSAIFQINCAGCHSLQANRNVGPRLENISKRKSPRNLIKQVTSGLTPPMPKFQPTQKEMADLLSYLSHL, encoded by the coding sequence GTGGATAACCAATTAGTCCAATCTCAAGCTTGGCTAAACCGCCTAATTCTAATTTTAATGGCTGTAATGCTGGTTATCGGTCTGAGCTTCGGGATCTATTGGCAACAAGATACCGATCCTTATGTCAAAGCAGTACTGTCCTTAGAAGGCGATCCGACAAAGGGATCAGCTATTTTTCAAATTAATTGCGCAGGTTGTCATAGTTTGCAGGCTAATAGAAACGTTGGGCCGAGATTAGAAAATATTTCTAAGCGTAAATCCCCTAGAAACCTCATCAAACAAGTAACTAGCGGATTAACTCCACCAATGCCTAAATTTCAACCAACCCAAAAAGAAATGGCAGATCTCTTAAGCTATTTATCCCACCTCTAA